The following proteins come from a genomic window of Aspergillus luchuensis IFO 4308 DNA, chromosome 3, nearly complete sequence:
- a CDS encoding F-box protein (InterPro:IPR001810,IPR036047,IPR032675;~PFAM:PF00646,PF12937;~go_function: GO:0005515 - protein binding [Evidence IEA]) has protein sequence MAGLYDLPPEILTMIFQSLPFSAILSTCLVSRYLHATSLSFLVASFHVECKTSLFRRRLQSFLETIIKNNAGQYVKSVSFDRIEEILPYESVYLYKFLPQLSPQIPNIRQLAISGDFYFLSMLSDFPFQHLEELYCVQSGPAIWKIIHLFPRLSLLSLRKHYCDTVQLSALNLPIKQILLDECNLNTESLCLIIRSCKCLVSFQYLHPLSFPIFRTPIPLNSRDIHAALLTHKESLEELVVEVCKNSVAYDNTPRFGSFEDFPVLHKLGVECNTLSTQIPLPPSMRSIVIRRCDPAEAPNIIFYFGRHPTVEVIQYNYTDGHIGRFIKQHQHLGMIRKDIQVEPANFDRVPSKYVFHTRGRSWHSRMINSN, from the coding sequence ATGGCTGGGCTTTACGACCTACCTCCCGAGATCCTGACAATGATTTTCCAAAGTTTACCTTTTTCAGCAATTCTATCAACTTGCCTCGTTTCTCGATATCTTCATGCTACTTCGCTCTCCTTCCTTGTTGCTTCATTCCACGTGGAGTGCAAGACATCGCTGTTTCGGAGAAGATTGCAGTCGTTCCTGGAAACTATCATCAAAAATAATGCCGGGCAATATGTGAAGTCAGTCTCTTTTGACAGAATTGAGGAGATTCTGCCTTATGAGTCtgtatatctatataaattcttgCCCCAGCTATCACCACAGATACCAAATATACGGCAGCTTGCAATTTCTGGGGACTTCTATTTCTTGTCCATGCTGAGTGATTTTCCATTTCAACATCTAGAAGAGCTCTACTGTGTACAGAGTGGGCCTGCAATATGGAAAATTATTCATCTTTTCCCGCGGCTATCTCTGTTATCATTGAGGAAACATTATTGCGATACAGTACAGTTATCTGCACTTAATCTTCCGATCAAACAAATCTTGCTCGATGAATGCAATCTCAACACAGAATCTTTATGCCTGATAATCAGGAGCTGCAAGTGTCTAGTGAGCTTCCAGTATCTCCATCCTCTATCTTTTCCGATATTTCGAACACCTATTCCTCTCAATTCTCGAGACATACATGCAGCTCTTCTTACTCACAAGGAAAGCCTGGAGGAACTTGTTGTTGAAGTCTGTAAAAACAGTGTTGCATACGATAATACTCCTAGGTTTGGATCGTTCGAAGACTTTCCTGTTCTCCACAAACTGGGTGTGGAGTGCAACACTCTCAGCACACAAATCCCATTACCTCCATCAATGCGTTCAATAGTTATCAGACGTTGTGATCCTGCCGAAGCAccaaatataatattttatttcggCAGGCATCCAACAGTGGAAGTAATTCAGTACAACTACACGGATGGACACATCGGTCGTTTTATcaaacagcatcagcatctgGGAATGATACGTAAGGATATCCAGGTTGAACCTGCGAATTTCGATCGGGTTCCTTCCAAATATGTGTTTCATACGCGAGGACGATCTTGGCATTCACGTATGATCAACTCGAACTGA
- a CDS encoding DUF3435 domain-containing protein (COG:S;~EggNog:ENOG410PVTJ;~InterPro:IPR013087,IPR021842;~PFAM:PF11917;~TransMembrane:1 (i323-344o)), with the protein MHCRRRPNVNNHGVTSESSCTSPIDTDNDRPFEPDSSGTDLTEPECSSPAAQKINRKKSSPSTGTQPSEADSPGVERIHRARYQVPDDDTDEDLAQVPEDYGRSNDTKKLKHRLKERWAWFCQVKAREPSADLKWGNAEDALREASPNDMHRFLNWCLKLEYSPDGRRQKGYKKASALDADWKYFRIYYTRVTKHEMSKEMGEAVRTGMRYLIDKRGLEKQPRANVPVYIEDMVPFNETILSTREKRFYLGFQRIILCLYNTIGLFTINRKHAILDLQFKHLQLSLQQDPHGGPPVLTIEFQPEFVKSVLGMSKLNTFTLPEVVYGVSLVFSPHVLLLIILFYVQAFEAPHLTSMEDLRRLLIEGGRQEMPLPLKKDMDNYYVFPRVQVIDGQPCILWETPMSGSALDAQLRTFSEIHGFLNHFFSHQFRYGGGNLLDKSGFVSEAQRNVIMNHATSSTFIKHYRPRRHTGLQEIMCGLNPDEEFSRAVTRMSRWIDRRRPRYLSDSDRASVEKDPELQSAMRWQYELESQCGDRPHDPALRAMLEDQKRQVHNLRRRLQDKRRKEIRRDFSRKQAVTDIERQLTGGAVSDDPAREVLRKEFAMPSEQILLVETFFTWPITDSLEDEWTRRNKAVAAGIKYCGFQEGGPLRGRPKRSARCDNDDVVLPPSTRKKKTKTQPTALWEKEHTSGGKHIPNAEQTFGCFQCSKTYSDYNGVKRHFRTSHLKDRKCDFCNLSVLHEMHLRRHAGDVHGLRT; encoded by the exons ATGCATTGCCGGAGGAGGCCCAATGTCAACAACCACGGAGTCACAAGCGAATCCTCTTGCACCTCTCCCATCGATACCGACAATGATAGACCGTTCGAGCCTGACTCCTCTGGAACTGATCTTACTGAGCCGGAGTGTTCGTCTCCAGCGGCTCAGAAGATTAACCGGAAGAAGTCAAGTCCAAGCACTGGAACACAACCGTCAGAAGCAGACTCGCCGGGTGTGGAACGTATCCACCGGGCCCGGTATCAAGTCCCAGACGATGACACGGATGAGGACCTGGCCCAGGTGCCGGAAGATTACGGCCGGTCTAACGACACGAAGAAGTTGAAACATCGACTGAAAGAGCGTTGGGCTTG GTTCTGCCAAGTCAAAGCAAGGGAGCCGTCCGCCGATCTAAAGTGGGGGAATGCGGAAGATGCACTGCGTGAAGCGTCTCCAAATGACATGCATCGATTTCTGAATTGGTGTTTAAAGCTGGAGTACAGTCCCGATGGTCGCCGTCAGAAAGGCTACAAAAAGGCCAGCGCCCTTGACGCGGATTGGAAGTACTTTCGAATTTATTACACACGGGTTACTAAGCATGAGATGAGCAAAGAGATGGGTGAGGCGGTTCGCACG GGCATGAGATACTTGATCGATAAACGTGGCCTTGAGAAACAACCACGGGCAAATGTTCCTGTGTATATTGAAGATATGGTCCCATTCAACGAGACAATCCTTTCAACTCGGGAAAAGCGATTCTACTTGGGGTTCCAGCGGATTATTCTGTGTCTGTACAACACTATAGGGCTATTTACCATCAACCGGAAACACGCAATTCTTGATCTTCAGTTCAAGCATCTACAATTGTCGCTTCAGCAGGATCCGCACGGAGGACCTCCAGTGTTGACGATCGAATTTCAGCCTGAGTTTGTGAAAAGCGTTCTGGGCATGTCGAAGCT CAACACGTTCACACTACCCGAAGTTGTCTACGGCGTATCACTTGTCTTCAGCCCGCATGTCCTGCttctgattatattattttatgtCCAAGCGTTTGAAGCGCCTCACTTGACCTCGATGGAAGACCTACGGAGACTGCTTATTGAGGGCGGCCGACAGGAAATGCCACTTCCTTTGAAAAAAGATATGGATAATTATTATGTCTTCCCAAGAGTCCAAGTGATCGATGGTCAGCCCTGTATTTTGTGGGAGACGCCCATGAGTGGAAGCGCACTCGATGCACAGCTCAGGACGTTTAGTGAGATACACGGCTTTCTTAATCATTTTTTCTCCCACCAGTTCCGTTACGGAGGAGGGAATTTACTTGACAAGAGTG GTTTTGTCAGTGAAGCACAACGCAATGTGATCATGAATCACGCCACTAGCAGCACGTTTATTAAGCATTATCGTCCCCGTCGGCATACTGGTTTACAGGAGATCATGTGCGGTCTGAATCCTGATGAAGAGTTTTCAAGGGCTGTGACCCGGATGAGTCGTTGGATTGATCGGAGGCGACCACGATACCTGAGTGACTCTGACCGGGCATCAGTAGAGAAAGATCCAGAACTGCAATCGGCCATGCGCTGGCAATACGAGTTAGAAAGCCAGTGCGGTGACCGGCCTCATGACCCAGCCTTGCGGGCGATGCTGGAGGACCAGAAGCGTCAAGTCCACAATCTGCGCCGACGTCTGCAGGATAAACGGCGGAAGGAAATACGCCGTGATTTCAGTCGGAAACAGGCGGTAACCGACATAGAAAGACAGCTGACCGGCGGAGCTGTCAGTGACGATCCCGCGCGCGAGGTATTACGGAAGGAGTTTGCAATGCCATCGGAACAGATCCTTCTTGTGGAGACGTTCTTTACTTGGCCTATCACCGATTCATTGGAAGATGAGTGGACACGGCGTAATAAAGCCGTTGCGGCTGGTATAAAATACTGCGGCTTTCAGGAAGGTGGGCCCCTTCGGGGACGACCGAAGCGCTCTGCGCGGTGCgacaatgatgatgtagTTCTACCCCCGTCAActcgaaagaaaaagacgaaAACGCAGCCGACTGCGTTGTGGGAGAAGGAACATACCTCTGGTGGGAAACATATTCCGAATGCAGAGCAAACATTTGGATGTTTTCAATGTTCCAAGACATACTCGGACTATAATGGAGTGAAGAGGCATTTTCGAACGTCACATTTGAAGGACCGGAAATGTGATTTTTGTAATCTGTCCGTCCTGCACGAGATGCACTTGCGGAGGCATGCTGGGGATGTCCATGGCCTTCGAACATGA